A window of the Xenopus laevis strain J_2021 chromosome 9_10L, Xenopus_laevis_v10.1, whole genome shotgun sequence genome harbors these coding sequences:
- the atp5mf.L gene encoding ATP synthase subunit f, mitochondrial, producing the protein MADKPVPLAERRLMDVKLGHLPNWLTTRDFTPNGIFASIRRGHSAYFNKYINVKKGGIGGVAMLLAGYVVLSYVWEYDHIKHDRWRKYH; encoded by the exons TGCCCCTTGCAGAGAGAAGGCTCATGGATGTTAAGCTTGGTCATCTGCCCAACTGGCTGACAACTCGTGATTTCACACCAAATGGAATCTTTGCATCTATACGCAGAG gCCACAGCGCCTATTTCAACAAGTACATCAATGTGAAGAAGGGAGGCATTGGAGGAGTGGCTATGCTCCTGGCTGGTTATGTCGTTCTGAGTTATGTCTGGGAGTATGATCACATCA AGCATGATCGCTGGAGAAAATATCACTGA